In the genome of Ensifer adhaerens, one region contains:
- a CDS encoding Na+/proline symporter, with protein MMWLSLFALVYAVAVLYWARLAAQANGDYQTFFSAAHGLSPWISALVIAGASLSGWAALAGTDEIARHGFGLAASLQAGVALALPGVVFFKRIWLLGQRLRVSSLTELLRAYWGSEFLTGFSAVVAVLFAVAFAGLQLHALSQLAVELSGGMVSPEMAAALLGLVLFAYIAIGGMRAAGYLGAIQTVMAGTVIVALAGFALIAAGGFAAMNAGLGKLAADPATATRFIVAGVVQFTAGLGKEAAAGHDGTALASLSFAMALMGLQASPMIMKVVLSTANPRGFAAGQTWVMAGVAGGLVAFCVAIIGAGALIDPARNLSGLLGNLSPWFSAWIFLGLVAGVQAMAAVALLSAGETLVRHIYKPFFHASLTRRDTVTLTRVVVGLLVLGSVLMQVLTPIALTLMASLALPLAFQLWTPLLGMTWLSWITRPAVVTGVGFGVVGVLLTEPFGISVLSFFGLDLPWGRNPWTIHSAAWGMAANIAVTLLISAFTQKRGFSEEGEEARRFLFVQLGGNPRVHALRATAWSATLAWLFLAVGPGLVFGNYAFVGADGHWVLGMPSLWGWSLAMWVAGLGLVWFLAYKMELASPSLVHVPAYVPRLRLRSGQAEAEIRRRRAAIIVIAVAVSLVVVTALAFGHR; from the coding sequence ATGATGTGGCTCTCGCTTTTTGCTCTCGTCTATGCCGTGGCCGTTCTCTATTGGGCGCGCCTTGCCGCGCAGGCGAACGGCGACTACCAGACCTTCTTTTCCGCAGCCCACGGGCTTTCGCCGTGGATTTCCGCGCTGGTGATCGCCGGTGCGAGCCTGTCGGGCTGGGCGGCGCTGGCCGGCACGGATGAAATTGCCCGTCACGGTTTCGGACTCGCCGCCAGTCTTCAGGCCGGTGTGGCGCTGGCGTTGCCGGGGGTCGTCTTCTTCAAGCGCATCTGGCTGCTCGGTCAGCGGCTTCGCGTCTCCTCTCTCACCGAATTGCTGCGCGCCTATTGGGGCTCGGAATTCCTGACCGGCTTTTCGGCTGTTGTCGCCGTGCTCTTTGCCGTGGCTTTCGCAGGGTTACAGCTTCATGCCCTGTCTCAGCTTGCTGTCGAATTGAGCGGGGGCATGGTTTCGCCGGAGATGGCCGCCGCACTGCTCGGGCTTGTTCTCTTTGCCTATATCGCCATCGGCGGCATGCGGGCGGCGGGCTATCTCGGCGCGATCCAGACCGTCATGGCCGGCACCGTCATCGTTGCGCTTGCCGGCTTCGCGCTGATCGCCGCCGGCGGTTTCGCGGCCATGAATGCCGGGCTTGGCAAGCTCGCGGCCGATCCTGCGACGGCAACACGCTTCATCGTGGCCGGTGTCGTGCAATTTACCGCAGGTTTGGGCAAGGAGGCGGCTGCGGGCCATGATGGAACGGCGCTCGCCAGCCTTTCCTTCGCCATGGCGCTCATGGGCCTGCAGGCCAGCCCCATGATCATGAAGGTCGTGCTTTCGACCGCCAACCCCCGTGGCTTTGCCGCCGGCCAGACCTGGGTCATGGCGGGCGTTGCCGGCGGGCTCGTCGCTTTCTGTGTCGCCATCATCGGGGCAGGCGCACTGATCGATCCGGCGCGAAACCTTTCGGGACTGCTGGGCAATCTTTCGCCATGGTTTTCGGCCTGGATCTTCCTCGGGCTCGTGGCAGGCGTGCAGGCGATGGCGGCGGTGGCGCTGCTTTCCGCTGGCGAGACGCTGGTGCGCCACATCTACAAGCCGTTCTTCCATGCCAGCCTGACGCGCCGCGATACGGTGACATTGACGCGGGTGGTCGTCGGCCTTCTGGTTCTGGGAAGCGTTCTCATGCAGGTGCTGACGCCGATTGCGCTGACGCTCATGGCCTCGCTGGCGCTGCCGCTCGCCTTCCAGCTGTGGACGCCGCTTCTCGGCATGACCTGGCTCAGCTGGATCACCCGGCCGGCGGTCGTGACAGGCGTCGGTTTCGGCGTGGTCGGCGTGCTGCTGACCGAGCCATTCGGTATTTCGGTCCTGTCCTTCTTCGGGCTCGATCTGCCCTGGGGCCGCAATCCCTGGACCATCCATTCCGCCGCCTGGGGCATGGCCGCCAATATCGCGGTGACATTGCTGATCTCGGCCTTCACGCAGAAGCGGGGCTTCAGCGAGGAAGGGGAGGAGGCGCGGCGCTTCCTCTTCGTCCAGCTTGGCGGCAATCCGCGCGTGCATGCGCTGCGCGCGACCGCATGGTCGGCAACGCTCGCATGGCTTTTTCTCGCAGTCGGCCCCGGACTGGTCTTCGGCAATTATGCCTTTGTGGGTGCGGACGGCCACTGGGTGCTTGGCATGCCGTCGCTCTGGGGCTGGTCGCTGGCCATGTGGGTCGCAGGTCTTGGACTGGTCTGGTTTCTCGCCTACAAGATGGAACTGGCGAGCCCGTCGCTGGTTCACGTCCCGGCCTATGTTCCTCGGCTGCGGCTGAGAAGCGGGCAGGCAGAGGCCGAAATCCGCCGCCGCCGCGCTGCCATCATCGTCATTGCCGTTGCAGTGAGTCTGGTCGTCGTGACCGCACTCGCCTTCGGCCACCGGTAA
- a CDS encoding alcohol dehydrogenase — protein MKARIALLRSMGTARPYQDTKPLEIVEADLEEPGFGEVRVKMAAAGLCHSDLSVINGDRPRDMPVALGHEASGVIEAVGPGVTRFSPGDHVVLVFVPSCGHCVPCASGRPALCEPGAVAAGKGTLLGGERRLRYKGEALNHHLGVSAFSTHAVMSENSCIKIDKSVPLDRAALLGCAVLTGVGAVLNSGELKMGQSCAIVGLGGVGLAGLLGAVAAGAETIVAVDVAEHKRALALELGATHAIDPTREGSVAEVKVLTGGGVDLAVELAGAAPALKFAYEITRRGGTTVTGGLPNPKAEFTIPAVSLTVGEQTLKGSYVGSCVPVRDIPRFAAMMQAGKLPIEKLMTHRITLDEINEGFERLATGEAIRQVVVF, from the coding sequence ATGAAAGCCAGAATTGCCCTGCTGAGATCCATGGGGACGGCGCGCCCCTATCAGGACACGAAGCCGCTTGAGATCGTCGAGGCGGATCTGGAGGAACCGGGTTTCGGCGAGGTGCGGGTGAAGATGGCGGCGGCAGGGCTGTGCCATTCGGACCTTTCGGTCATCAACGGCGACCGTCCGCGCGACATGCCGGTGGCGCTCGGCCATGAGGCTTCGGGTGTGATCGAGGCAGTCGGGCCGGGTGTCACGCGCTTTTCGCCGGGCGACCATGTCGTTCTCGTCTTTGTGCCCTCCTGCGGGCATTGCGTTCCTTGCGCCTCGGGCCGGCCGGCGCTGTGCGAACCGGGGGCCGTGGCTGCGGGCAAGGGAACGCTGCTCGGCGGCGAGCGGCGGCTGCGCTACAAGGGCGAGGCGCTGAACCATCATCTCGGCGTCTCGGCCTTTTCGACACATGCGGTGATGTCGGAAAATTCGTGCATCAAGATCGACAAGTCGGTGCCGCTGGACCGCGCCGCGCTTCTCGGCTGCGCTGTGCTGACGGGTGTCGGCGCGGTGCTGAACTCGGGCGAGCTGAAGATGGGGCAAAGCTGCGCCATCGTTGGCCTCGGCGGCGTCGGGCTGGCAGGACTTCTCGGTGCCGTGGCGGCGGGCGCGGAAACCATCGTTGCCGTCGACGTGGCCGAGCATAAGCGGGCCTTGGCGCTGGAACTCGGCGCTACACATGCCATCGATCCCACCAGGGAGGGTTCCGTCGCCGAGGTGAAGGTGCTGACGGGCGGTGGTGTCGATCTCGCCGTGGAATTGGCCGGTGCCGCGCCTGCGCTGAAATTCGCCTACGAGATCACCCGGCGCGGCGGTACGACCGTCACCGGCGGCCTGCCAAATCCGAAAGCGGAGTTCACCATTCCCGCCGTCTCGCTGACCGTCGGCGAGCAGACGCTGAAGGGCTCCTATGTGGGCTCCTGCGTGCCGGTGCGCGACATCCCGCGCTTTGCGGCCATGATGCAGGCCGGCAAGCTGCCGATCGAGAAGCTGATGACGCACCGCATCACGCTCGATGAGATCAACGAGGGATTCGAGCGTTTGGCAACCGGGGAGGCGATCCGACAGGTTGTGGTCTTCTGA
- a CDS encoding Cd2+/Zn2+-exporting ATPase — protein sequence MATISGKMRYRVEGMDCASCASKIDTAVRKLPGIADVSVSATAGTMTVNFVGEEYLAAVEKTVEKLGYGVSSSGGAPMKAAARPDQGHDHHQDPGCDCCGGEKADHAGHDHARHSHASGHDTQDREPGAELGLHGHDHGVSDGPWWRSRKALLTMLSGVALLVAYAIGHLAPAVERYAFAIAMLVGLVPIVRRAFAAALAGIPFTIETLMTIAAVGAVAIDASEEAAAVVFLFLVGELLEGVAAGRARASIQSLTTLVPKSALVEENGSVREVEAEALAIGAVIVVRPGDRIAADGVIVDGASAINEAPVTGESVPVRKEAGADVFAGTINGEAVLKVRVTAAAADNTIARVVKLVEEAQESKSPTERFIDRFSKYYTPGVLVVGLLVAVIPPLVAGAPWSEWIYKGLAVLLIGCPCALVISTPAAIAAALSAGARRGLLMKGGAVLEGLGKITAVTLDKTGTLTEGRPKVTDILAIEGSEAEILSLAAAVENGSSHPLALAILAKAEECGVQVPAATQAQALGGKGVKAIVGAREVFLGSAQATEEWAVVSTDLQQRIRAFNDEGKTVSVLLVDARVAGVFAMRDEPRADARAGLQALKGQGIATVMLTGDNGRTAKAIGLMLGMEDVRAELLPQDKQRIVAELKSRGQVVGKVGDGINDAPALAAADIGIAMGGGSDVALETADAAVLHGRVGDIARMIQLSKLTMRNIAQNITIALGLKAVFLVTTVIGITGLWPAILADTGATVLVTMNALRLLSPPLDGETKPTA from the coding sequence ATGGCGACGATATCCGGGAAAATGCGCTATCGCGTGGAGGGAATGGATTGCGCGAGTTGCGCCTCCAAGATTGACACGGCTGTTCGCAAGCTGCCCGGGATCGCAGACGTTTCCGTTTCTGCAACCGCAGGAACGATGACGGTGAATTTTGTCGGCGAGGAATATCTGGCAGCGGTGGAGAAAACCGTTGAAAAGCTTGGTTACGGCGTATCGTCTTCGGGTGGCGCGCCAATGAAGGCCGCGGCGCGTCCGGACCAAGGGCACGACCACCATCAAGATCCCGGATGCGATTGTTGCGGTGGCGAGAAAGCGGATCACGCCGGTCACGATCACGCTCGCCATTCTCACGCGTCTGGGCATGACACGCAGGACCGCGAGCCCGGCGCCGAGCTTGGCCTGCATGGCCATGATCATGGTGTTTCCGATGGACCGTGGTGGCGATCGCGAAAGGCGCTCCTGACGATGCTCAGCGGTGTCGCCCTGCTCGTGGCCTATGCCATTGGTCATCTGGCGCCCGCCGTCGAGAGATATGCGTTTGCGATCGCCATGCTGGTCGGCCTCGTTCCCATTGTGCGGCGCGCGTTTGCCGCGGCGCTGGCGGGTATTCCCTTCACGATCGAAACCCTGATGACCATTGCCGCCGTGGGTGCCGTCGCCATCGATGCGAGCGAGGAAGCGGCGGCGGTGGTGTTCCTTTTCCTGGTTGGTGAACTGCTCGAGGGGGTTGCGGCCGGCCGCGCGCGCGCCAGCATCCAGTCGTTGACGACACTCGTTCCGAAGTCGGCGTTGGTGGAAGAGAACGGGTCCGTGCGCGAGGTTGAGGCGGAGGCGCTTGCCATCGGGGCGGTGATAGTCGTTCGGCCAGGCGATCGCATTGCCGCCGACGGTGTCATCGTTGACGGTGCCAGCGCCATCAACGAGGCGCCTGTGACCGGGGAAAGCGTGCCGGTGCGGAAGGAAGCCGGCGCCGATGTCTTTGCCGGAACGATCAACGGCGAAGCTGTCCTCAAGGTGCGCGTGACGGCCGCCGCTGCCGACAACACGATTGCGCGCGTGGTCAAGCTTGTCGAAGAAGCGCAGGAGTCGAAGAGCCCCACCGAACGCTTCATCGACCGCTTTTCGAAATATTATACACCTGGAGTTCTGGTGGTCGGCCTGCTTGTCGCGGTCATTCCGCCGTTGGTCGCGGGCGCGCCTTGGTCCGAATGGATCTACAAGGGGCTTGCCGTGCTTCTGATCGGTTGCCCTTGCGCACTTGTCATCTCTACGCCGGCAGCCATTGCCGCCGCACTTTCGGCAGGTGCGCGCCGCGGGCTGCTGATGAAAGGCGGGGCGGTGCTGGAAGGCCTTGGAAAGATCACGGCAGTGACCCTCGACAAGACGGGAACGCTGACGGAAGGCAGGCCGAAGGTGACTGACATCCTTGCGATCGAAGGCAGCGAAGCGGAGATACTGAGCCTTGCTGCAGCGGTTGAAAACGGCTCCAGCCATCCGCTTGCGCTCGCGATTCTGGCCAAGGCGGAAGAATGCGGTGTGCAGGTACCTGCCGCTACGCAGGCGCAAGCCTTGGGTGGAAAGGGCGTGAAGGCGATTGTCGGAGCACGCGAAGTGTTCCTCGGTTCTGCGCAGGCAACTGAAGAGTGGGCAGTCGTTTCTACCGACCTCCAGCAGCGCATCCGCGCTTTCAATGATGAAGGAAAGACCGTGTCGGTCCTCCTGGTGGATGCCCGCGTCGCCGGTGTGTTCGCCATGCGTGACGAGCCCAGGGCTGATGCCCGCGCAGGCCTGCAGGCGCTCAAGGGCCAGGGCATCGCTACCGTCATGCTGACCGGCGACAATGGCCGGACGGCAAAGGCGATCGGCCTTATGCTGGGGATGGAGGATGTGCGCGCCGAACTCCTGCCGCAGGACAAGCAGAGGATCGTCGCCGAACTGAAATCGAGAGGCCAGGTTGTCGGCAAGGTTGGCGACGGCATCAATGACGCGCCGGCGCTTGCCGCGGCCGATATCGGGATCGCCATGGGTGGTGGGAGTGACGTTGCGCTGGAAACGGCCGATGCGGCCGTTCTGCATGGCCGTGTCGGTGACATTGCCCGGATGATCCAGCTTTCAAAACTCACCATGCGCAATATCGCGCAAAACATCACCATCGCGCTCGGTCTCAAGGCGGTTTTCCTGGTGACGACCGTCATCGGAATCACGGGGCTCTGGCCGGCCATTCTTGCGGACACCGGCGCGACAGTGCTGGTGACCATGAATGCCCTGCGCCTGTTGTCGCCGCCACTGGATGGGGAGACAAAGCCAACGGCCTGA
- a CDS encoding L-amino acid N-acyltransferase YncA, which produces MKTLTIDIRRADPEDARAISDAHRQSWKHTYAGLIPHKPLIKMIERRGERWWRIASRGPATLLVADVAGEIAGYATVGQNRARGLSQEGEIYELYLKPEYQGIGLGSRLFSEGRSLLSSLGYRGLVAWCLEDCDLTIRFFRNHGGVDAVEGTEDFGGAELKKLGFLWN; this is translated from the coding sequence ATGAAGACGTTGACGATCGATATCAGGCGAGCAGACCCTGAGGATGCGCGCGCAATTTCCGACGCGCATCGCCAGTCATGGAAACATACCTATGCGGGGCTCATTCCCCACAAGCCTCTGATCAAGATGATCGAGCGTCGCGGCGAGCGATGGTGGCGGATCGCTTCGCGCGGACCGGCAACGCTGCTGGTTGCCGACGTTGCCGGCGAGATCGCCGGTTATGCGACCGTGGGCCAGAACCGTGCACGCGGGCTCTCCCAAGAGGGTGAAATATACGAACTTTACCTGAAACCGGAATATCAGGGCATCGGGCTGGGATCGCGTCTTTTTTCGGAAGGACGTTCGCTGCTGTCGTCTCTGGGCTATCGCGGGCTGGTTGCCTGGTGCCTGGAGGACTGCGACCTCACCATCCGCTTCTTCCGCAACCATGGCGGCGTGGATGCCGTTGAAGGCACGGAAGACTTTGGCGGCGCGGAGCTCAAGAAGCTCGGCTTCCTGTGGAACTGA
- a CDS encoding inorganic pyrophosphatase, translating to MRIDAISIGKNPPEDVNVIVEVPVGGHPIKYEMDKEAGALIVDRFLYTPMTYPGNYGFVPHTLSEDGDPVDVLICNTRPLVPGCVINVRPIGVMVMEDDGGKDEKILAVPVPKLTQRYDKVNNYTDLPEITLKQIEHFFEHYKDLEPGKWVKIGGWQDVDVAKKLIVEAIERYKASK from the coding sequence ATGCGTATCGATGCAATTTCTATCGGCAAGAACCCGCCGGAAGATGTCAATGTGATCGTGGAAGTGCCGGTTGGCGGCCACCCGATCAAGTACGAGATGGACAAGGAAGCCGGCGCGCTCATCGTCGACCGCTTCCTGTACACGCCGATGACCTATCCGGGCAATTACGGCTTCGTGCCGCACACGCTGTCCGAAGATGGCGATCCGGTCGACGTTCTCATCTGCAATACCCGTCCGCTGGTTCCCGGCTGCGTGATCAATGTGCGCCCGATCGGCGTCATGGTCATGGAAGACGACGGCGGCAAGGACGAGAAGATCCTGGCTGTTCCGGTTCCGAAGCTGACGCAGCGCTATGACAAGGTCAACAATTATACGGACCTGCCGGAAATCACGCTGAAGCAGATCGAGCATTTCTTCGAGCACTACAAGGATCTGGAGCCCGGCAAGTGGGTGAAGATCGGCGGCTGGCAGGATGTTGATGTTGCCAAGAAGCTCATCGTCGAGGCGATCGAGCGGTACAAGGCCAGCAAGTAA
- a CDS encoding YggT family protein, which produces MLAVIATLNFIINIIWFLVIASAIFSWLYAFNVINTRNEAINMIGRSLYQVTEPIYRPIRRILPNMGGLDLSPLVVLVILFFLQQLLNTTIASALLSR; this is translated from the coding sequence ATGCTGGCGGTTATCGCGACCCTGAATTTCATCATCAATATCATCTGGTTCCTAGTCATTGCATCGGCGATTTTTTCCTGGCTCTACGCTTTCAACGTGATCAACACGCGCAACGAAGCCATCAACATGATCGGCCGTTCGCTCTACCAGGTGACAGAACCGATCTACCGGCCGATTCGCCGCATTCTGCCGAACATGGGCGGCCTCGATCTTTCGCCACTCGTCGTGCTGGTCATTCTCTTCTTCCTGCAGCAATTGCTGAACACCACGATCGCCAGCGCCCTGCTCAGCCGTTGA
- a CDS encoding Transmembrane secretion effector, with the protein MSDTVTPVKRFAAFRHRSYSLFFVSRFLTAFATQIVSVSVGWQMYDATKNPFYLGLIGLFQFLPSLALVLVTGSIADRHNRRVIVAACMFVASISTGLLLVMTMTGTFAPLPVFGIMLLFGLERAFMSPAVQSLAPNLIPPEDLPNAVAWNSSSWQAATIIGPVAGGLLYGLGADIAYAVALALLLVSSVLVIMIPKPAQRMSREKPTWTSLLAGFSFIKSEKIVLGAISLDLFAVLLGGATALMPIFARDVLTVGPWGLGLLRSAPGVGAILTALILASFPIRHRAGMLMFIGVAIFGAATVVFGLSTSVWLSVSALAVMGAADMISVYVRETLIALWTPDEVRGRVSAVNMVFVGASNELGEFRAGTMASLIGAVPAVVVGGFGTLAVAVIWAVSFPKLRKIDSLDLPVEEH; encoded by the coding sequence ATGTCCGACACCGTCACGCCCGTGAAACGGTTCGCTGCATTCCGTCACCGTTCCTATTCACTCTTCTTCGTCTCGCGATTCCTCACGGCCTTCGCGACCCAGATCGTGAGCGTTTCGGTCGGCTGGCAGATGTATGATGCGACGAAGAACCCCTTCTATCTCGGGCTGATAGGACTTTTCCAGTTTCTGCCCTCGCTGGCGCTGGTTCTGGTGACCGGTTCGATCGCCGACCGCCACAACCGCCGGGTGATCGTGGCAGCCTGCATGTTCGTCGCCTCCATCTCCACCGGATTGCTGCTGGTGATGACCATGACGGGTACGTTTGCTCCGCTGCCGGTTTTCGGGATCATGCTGCTTTTCGGCCTGGAGCGCGCCTTCATGTCGCCAGCCGTGCAATCGCTGGCGCCGAACCTCATCCCGCCGGAGGATCTTCCCAATGCGGTTGCCTGGAATTCCTCGTCCTGGCAGGCGGCAACCATCATCGGTCCGGTGGCTGGTGGCCTGCTCTATGGACTCGGTGCGGATATTGCCTATGCAGTAGCACTGGCGCTGCTGCTCGTAAGTTCGGTCCTCGTCATCATGATCCCGAAGCCGGCACAGCGGATGTCGCGCGAGAAGCCGACGTGGACTTCATTGCTGGCCGGCTTCAGCTTCATCAAGTCGGAAAAGATCGTTCTGGGCGCGATCTCTCTCGACCTTTTTGCCGTGCTTCTCGGCGGCGCCACGGCGCTGATGCCGATCTTCGCACGCGATGTGCTGACAGTAGGTCCGTGGGGGCTTGGCCTTCTGCGCTCCGCGCCGGGCGTGGGTGCAATTCTGACCGCATTGATCCTTGCAAGCTTTCCGATAAGGCACCGGGCAGGCATGCTGATGTTCATCGGGGTCGCCATTTTTGGTGCCGCAACAGTCGTTTTCGGCCTGTCGACGTCTGTCTGGCTTTCCGTTTCCGCACTTGCGGTGATGGGTGCGGCCGACATGATCTCCGTTTACGTACGCGAAACCTTGATCGCGCTCTGGACGCCCGATGAGGTGCGCGGGCGGGTGAGCGCGGTCAACATGGTGTTCGTCGGGGCTTCCAACGAGCTTGGCGAGTTCCGCGCGGGGACGATGGCGTCGCTGATCGGTGCCGTGCCGGCCGTGGTTGTCGGCGGCTTCGGGACGCTGGCCGTCGCCGTCATCTGGGCGGTCTCATTTCCGAAGCTTCGCAAGATTGACAGTCTGGACCTGCCGGTCGAGGAGCATTGA
- a CDS encoding Uncharacterized conserved protein, tellurite resistance protein B (TerB) family — protein sequence MFETIVSFLQDIVGGADRADDDVTEARVAAVALCNQVMAADGKVTAEERAVVTEVFKTRFGLEGARLNALLEAGERAEKDAVDFFHFTSVLKRELPIERRVSFVGLLWDIVYADGEKTEVEDHVIWRIADLLGVDGRERVEQRIAAERRARERRNLDG from the coding sequence GTGTTCGAAACGATCGTCTCATTTCTCCAGGACATTGTCGGCGGCGCGGACCGCGCCGACGACGATGTTACCGAAGCGCGCGTGGCCGCGGTGGCGCTTTGCAACCAGGTCATGGCAGCCGACGGCAAGGTTACAGCCGAAGAACGCGCCGTGGTAACAGAGGTGTTCAAAACCCGTTTCGGGCTTGAAGGCGCGCGCCTCAATGCACTGCTGGAAGCTGGCGAACGGGCTGAGAAGGACGCGGTCGACTTCTTCCACTTCACGTCCGTGCTGAAGCGCGAACTCCCCATCGAGCGACGGGTTTCCTTTGTCGGCCTGCTCTGGGACATCGTCTACGCTGATGGCGAGAAGACGGAGGTCGAGGATCATGTGATCTGGCGCATTGCCGACCTTCTCGGCGTCGATGGACGCGAACGTGTCGAGCAGCGGATCGCCGCCGAGAGGCGCGCACGCGAACGGCGCAATCTCGACGGCTGA
- a CDS encoding HemY protein, producing the protein MLKLLGFVLLVLALAWGFAWLADRPGDITILWQGQQIEMSVMVAVTLIVLLIAVIMFIWWLIRTIWTSPRSINRYFRARKRDRGYQALSTGLIAASAGDAATARKMNARAKGLLSADQEPLIHLLEAQANLIEGRNDEARRKFEQMAEDPETRELGLRGLYLEAKRLGADEAANQYAERAVEKAPHLPWAAEATLEAKMRVGLFDEALKLLEQYRLSGALGKNEANRKKAVLLTARAAAALESNPKTAGDDAQHALRLEPSLIPAGVVAAKALYREGNLRKASAVLERLWKAAPHPDIAASYIHAQGALTSDERLRRAIKLETAQPEAYEALYAVAAAAFDIRDFRTAREKAEAAAKLDMRESVFLLLADIEEEETGDQARVRHWMSMARRAPQDPAWIADGFVSQVWLPLSPITGRIDAFEWRKLERQAGTTIEHEPLTAEVAFLSLPPVNVPRPSTPAQAPEEVRNVVDASPMPAAAVPAAAPKPIARETSGPAAGTPVTRAAKPVQEDDEKKAWAAVEPFFGRPPDDPGVKPVAAPADDAKTRLKLF; encoded by the coding sequence ATGCTCAAGTTACTCGGTTTCGTACTCCTCGTCCTCGCCCTCGCCTGGGGCTTTGCCTGGCTGGCTGACCGTCCTGGCGACATCACCATCCTATGGCAGGGCCAGCAGATCGAAATGAGCGTGATGGTCGCCGTGACGCTGATCGTCCTGCTCATTGCGGTGATCATGTTCATCTGGTGGCTCATCCGCACGATCTGGACCTCGCCGCGCTCGATCAATCGCTATTTCCGCGCCCGCAAGCGCGACCGCGGCTACCAGGCGCTTTCCACCGGCCTCATCGCTGCAAGCGCCGGCGATGCCGCAACCGCCCGCAAGATGAATGCCCGCGCCAAGGGGCTGCTGAGTGCCGATCAGGAGCCGCTGATCCACCTGCTGGAAGCACAGGCCAACCTCATCGAAGGCCGCAACGACGAAGCGCGCCGCAAGTTCGAGCAGATGGCGGAAGATCCGGAGACGCGCGAACTGGGCCTGCGCGGCCTCTATCTCGAGGCCAAGCGCCTGGGCGCGGACGAAGCCGCCAATCAATATGCCGAACGTGCGGTTGAAAAGGCGCCGCATCTGCCATGGGCCGCCGAGGCAACCCTCGAGGCAAAGATGCGCGTCGGCCTTTTCGACGAGGCGTTGAAACTGCTCGAGCAGTATCGCCTGTCCGGCGCGCTCGGCAAGAACGAGGCCAATCGCAAGAAAGCCGTTCTGCTGACAGCAAGGGCCGCCGCTGCCCTGGAGAGCAATCCGAAGACGGCAGGCGATGACGCGCAGCATGCGCTCCGTCTTGAGCCCTCGCTCATCCCGGCGGGTGTCGTGGCAGCAAAGGCGCTTTATCGCGAAGGCAACCTTCGCAAGGCCTCCGCCGTTCTCGAACGCCTCTGGAAGGCCGCGCCGCATCCGGATATCGCTGCAAGCTACATCCACGCACAGGGCGCCCTTACCTCGGACGAACGCCTGCGCCGCGCCATCAAGCTCGAAACGGCGCAACCCGAGGCTTATGAGGCGCTTTACGCGGTTGCTGCCGCTGCTTTCGATATCCGTGATTTCCGGACCGCCCGCGAAAAGGCCGAAGCCGCAGCGAAACTCGACATGCGAGAGAGCGTGTTTCTGTTGTTGGCCGACATCGAAGAGGAGGAAACCGGTGATCAGGCCCGCGTCCGCCACTGGATGTCGATGGCGCGCCGCGCACCGCAGGACCCGGCCTGGATTGCGGACGGTTTTGTCTCGCAGGTCTGGCTGCCGCTGTCACCGATCACGGGGCGTATCGATGCCTTCGAATGGAGAAAGCTGGAGCGTCAGGCCGGCACAACGATCGAGCATGAGCCGTTGACGGCCGAAGTCGCCTTCCTGTCGCTGCCGCCAGTCAATGTGCCGCGCCCCTCGACGCCGGCACAGGCACCGGAAGAAGTTCGCAACGTGGTCGATGCGAGCCCAATGCCCGCCGCAGCGGTCCCGGCAGCTGCGCCAAAGCCGATCGCCAGGGAAACAAGCGGCCCAGCGGCGGGAACTCCGGTTACCAGAGCCGCAAAGCCTGTTCAGGAGGACGATGAAAAGAAGGCCTGGGCGGCGGTGGAACCCTTTTTCGGCCGTCCGCCGGACGATCCGGGCGTCAAGCCGGTCGCCGCGCCGGCCGATGATGCCAAGACGCGCCTGAAGCTGTTCTGA